A genomic window from Nitrospiria bacterium includes:
- the htpX gene encoding zinc metalloprotease HtpX, with product MNKLKTTFFLALLAGLFVVVGSLIGGRSGATVAFVIALVMNFGAYWFSDKIVLRMYGAKQVSEAEAPALYRIVRNLATRAQLPMPKVYLIESDTPNAFATGRDPQHAAVAATTGILRILSEEELTGVMAHELSHVTHRDILISTVAATIAGAISYLAQMLQWALIFGGGDREERHPLSFVAEIAVMILAPIAATLIHLAVSRSREYDADLGGAQLCGQPLWLAEALRKLHTGVQRFPMQANPSTAHLFIVSPLTGKGVLSLFSTHPPIEDRIARLEAMAGIRRAA from the coding sequence ATGAATAAGCTGAAGACGACTTTTTTTCTGGCGTTGCTCGCCGGGTTGTTCGTCGTTGTGGGCTCCCTGATCGGGGGCCGGTCCGGCGCGACGGTTGCGTTCGTGATCGCCTTGGTCATGAATTTCGGCGCCTACTGGTTTTCGGACAAAATCGTGCTGAGGATGTACGGGGCCAAGCAGGTTTCGGAGGCCGAGGCCCCGGCCCTGTACCGGATCGTCCGGAATTTGGCCACGCGCGCGCAGCTGCCGATGCCGAAGGTCTATCTCATCGAGAGCGATACCCCCAATGCCTTCGCCACGGGGCGCGACCCGCAGCATGCGGCGGTCGCCGCCACAACGGGCATCCTTCGAATCCTCTCGGAAGAAGAGCTCACGGGCGTGATGGCCCATGAATTGTCCCACGTGACCCATCGGGACATCCTGATCAGCACGGTGGCGGCCACGATCGCGGGGGCGATCTCCTATCTGGCCCAGATGCTTCAGTGGGCCCTGATCTTCGGCGGGGGAGACCGCGAGGAGCGGCATCCGCTCAGCTTTGTGGCCGAGATCGCCGTCATGATCCTGGCCCCGATCGCGGCGACCTTGATCCATTTGGCCGTTTCGCGGTCGCGTGAATACGACGCCGACCTGGGCGGGGCGCAGCTCTGCGGCCAGCCCCTGTGGCTGGCGGAGGCCTTGCGCAAACTGCATACGGGTGTTCAACGGTTTCCGATGCAGGCCAATCCCTCGACGGCCCATTTGTTCATCGTAAGCCCGTTGACGGGCAAGGGTGTCTTGTCCCTGTTTTCAACCCATCCGCCCATCGAGGACCGAATCGCGCGCCTGGAGGCGATGGCCGGCATCCGCCGGGCGGCCTAA